The Pseudomonadota bacterium genomic interval AGTGCGGGCAAGTCGAGTCGTTCATCATCTGAAGCGGGGAGCGCTCGAAGGCGTGACCTTCTTCACAAGCCCACCATCGAGATGCGGTGTGAGAAGCACTCACGTCGGCGGGAGTCGCGTTGTTCCTGGAGGGATGCCACCGCTTCGCGAGAGCTGGATGAGTGTCCGCAAGACTGGCCCCATCGAGTCCGCAGTTGGGACACTCCGGCTTTCGGCTGAGAAGCCGTGGACTCCTTTGAAACAAGTGACCGGCCTGGCAGCGCCACCACGCAGCTCTGTGCGATCGTGCCAGGACTTTGGAAGCTGGTTCGCCGTTCTTCTCCGAATCCCAGAGTTCAACCAGCGCTGCAATGTCGGCGACCGTGTCAGCCATGCGCCTGCTCCACGGCATCGTCGATCGGAAGCGGTGGTGGCTCGATGCAATCTGTGCTGAACCACCGATAGTCCTTCGGCTCAAGGCCCGCCGGGAGGCCGGGGCCTTGGATCTGGTGGCCCGCGACCTCGTCCTCAGCCAAGGCAAGGTTCAGCTCCAGCAGAAACTCCGCGGCCTCCTGATCCTTGGGTTTGCCGTAGGCTCGCTCTACCGCAGCGTCCAGAACTGACTGCGCTTCCTTGAGCGGGTGTGGCCCGGCGACCTCCGCAGATTGGTAGAGCGCGCGCAACGACCAACCATTCTCCGCCATGAGGCGATCCCGCGTAGCTCGCAGCGCGCGGGCGGCATCGGCTACAGATACGACCTCCTCCTGCGATGGCTCCTGCGGCCATGGAAAAGTCTTCCAGACCTTTGAGGTGTAGCGAATCCGCTCCGTGAGTCGACCACCCTTGGCCTTGGTCCACGCCCAATGCAGCGATGACTGGATGACACCGAAGGAGTAGTCGTCTTGGAATGCGAACAACTGGAAAGTGTTCGTCGGCACGAAGCGCGTCGACATGAACACGAAGATCGGCCGTGATTGCACCTGCGAGCAGGTTACGACCCGAGACAGATGGGTTGTCAGCCGACGAAATGCATTTCGGGGATCCAGAGGCTCCCACCAGCGCTCCAGCCATCTGACGTAGTGCTTGGGACGTTTCGGATCGTTGGCGCGTGACTTGATTTCGTTCAGCACCCGCGCCCGGAGGAATTGGACCGCCCGCGGCGCAGCCTGCATGGCGGATGCTTCATCGGGGATATCCGCCAGCCACACAACGTTCCGAGGTGGGCGCCCCGCCAGAAGGTCCCCTGCCGCAGCAAGAGGACGGACGGCCCCCTCGGCTACCAGCTCTGCCAAGGCTCCGCGATCATCAATCTGAAAGCCGGGGCTTCCCAGCTTGATGCCCTCAGTTGTGGAGCCTGTCGGCGGATGCAAATCACGAGCCTCGGACAGGTCGGCGTGGAGCTGAAGGTGAGGCGGAATTCGCTCAAGCAGGTGGCGTCGCGGACCAATGTGAAGCCGCGCCGGGCCCTCAGCTGGACCACGCACCCAGCTGACGATGCTGACGTTGACGGTCGCCACACCTGGCCAGGGCCGCGATGAAACGGCCTCCACGATGGTCCCTCCGTTGGCAACGATGAAGTCGAGTCCGACTTCACGCGTCACGCCAAAACGGATTGCGCTTGTCCCAATAAGGCCGGCACGACCACCCGGCGGCAGTCGTTGGTGAGCCATCCGGAACCAGAAAGCACAAACATCTCCCCGGACGCTCGGAAACCGGTCGCTGAGTCTGCGCAGATACGCATCGCCCAGTTCTTCTCTCACCTGAGTGCCGAACAGGAAGGGTGGATTGCCTATGATGGCATCGGCTTGAGGCCAGTCCGTGAACAAGGCATCGGCACGCACGAGAGTCTCATCGAGATTGTCCAGCGGCAAAGACGGATCGACCTCCAAGAATCCCTGGCCGAACATCTCGACCACGGTGGCCTTGCGCTCCTCGAAGGCAATCTTCTTGGCGATGTTCAGGGTCGTCTTTGCCAGTTCCACAGCAAAGGGATTGATGTCGATGCCGAAGAAGTTGGTCGTCCGAATGCTCGAAGCCCAGCTAACCTGGCTCTCGCCCTTCTGCGCAGACGCATACTCATAGGCCCGGCAAAGCGCCTCCGTTTCCAGCCGGTACAGTTCGCGAAATGCGACGTAGAGGAAATTGCCGCTTCCACAGGCGGGGTCCAGGACCCGGTAGTTGCCGAGCTCGCTGAGAATCTTCTTCAGCTCCTTCAACGTGTTGGCGGCTGTAAGGCGCTCGCGCCACGGCTCGACGATCGTCGGCCCGACGACGCTCATGATGTCTTCACGCGCCGTGTAGTGAGCCCCGCTGGCGTGCCGCTCGTCGTCGTCCATGATGCCTTGGAAGACGGATCCGAAGATGTGCGGGTCGACGAAAGTCCAGTTGGCCTCCGCGGCTTTGGTGATTGCGCGTACGGGTGCTTCGCCGAGCTTCAGCGTCGCCGGGTCCCGGAAAAGACCGCCGTTGAAGAATGGGATGCCGGAGTCGTTCTTTTCCTCCGAGCTCATGGCGCGGAAGAGCTCGCCAAGCTTCTCCTCCGGATTGCCATCTTCGGCCGCCCGGTAGAGGAGGGTCGTGAAGTACTCCTTGGGCAGGAGGCCGATGTCCTCGGAGAACATCGCGACGATGCACTGCAAGGTGAACCGGATCACATCGTCGCCGCGATCGGGGTTCTTGGCCTTGAGCGCGCGGTACACCTTGGCAACGAGCTCAGCGACTTCTTTGCTGACCTTGTCGACGTTGATGA includes:
- a CDS encoding N-6 DNA methylase, which translates into the protein MALRRFALRTAAGYRGRDRAESFARDLIGCFPGALDTREGAGPVFSHSFPVVDAGKRAKRSVSAYWPARRVVVDVVERDMMLDAAWSEVLRACLQMESEPQYVVLTNQRDLRLYDLARDRSEPRLGIALDEIPKYSEAFPFFEADWVPGATPRIINVDKVSKEVAELVAKVYRALKAKNPDRGDDVIRFTLQCIVAMFSEDIGLLPKEYFTTLLYRAAEDGNPEEKLGELFRAMSSEEKNDSGIPFFNGGLFRDPATLKLGEAPVRAITKAAEANWTFVDPHIFGSVFQGIMDDDERHASGAHYTAREDIMSVVGPTIVEPWRERLTAANTLKELKKILSELGNYRVLDPACGSGNFLYVAFRELYRLETEALCRAYEYASAQKGESQVSWASSIRTTNFFGIDINPFAVELAKTTLNIAKKIAFEERKATVVEMFGQGFLEVDPSLPLDNLDETLVRADALFTDWPQADAIIGNPPFLFGTQVREELGDAYLRRLSDRFPSVRGDVCAFWFRMAHQRLPPGGRAGLIGTSAIRFGVTREVGLDFIVANGGTIVEAVSSRPWPGVATVNVSIVSWVRGPAEGPARLHIGPRRHLLERIPPHLQLHADLSEARDLHPPTGSTTEGIKLGSPGFQIDDRGALAELVAEGAVRPLAAAGDLLAGRPPRNVVWLADIPDEASAMQAAPRAVQFLRARVLNEIKSRANDPKRPKHYVRWLERWWEPLDPRNAFRRLTTHLSRVVTCSQVQSRPIFVFMSTRFVPTNTFQLFAFQDDYSFGVIQSSLHWAWTKAKGGRLTERIRYTSKVWKTFPWPQEPSQEEVVSVADAARALRATRDRLMAENGWSLRALYQSAEVAGPHPLKEAQSVLDAAVERAYGKPKDQEAAEFLLELNLALAEDEVAGHQIQGPGLPAGLEPKDYRWFSTDCIEPPPLPIDDAVEQAHG